The sequence aagtgctgataaacaactttttaaattaaaatgtctgaaatatcgttaaaagctgttaacacaataaagttaattaatttatattttacagccataaataattgtattttgctatcattcacatatttctttctcatcacaaattatttataggaggaatataaatttattatagattctaaagatatataatttgaatagatcaaagaacgatttaagatttattttagtttcatccataggtaataataattgtctatcattcacatatttctttattatcacaaattatttataagaggaacataaatttttatttaagttatatgtgcaatttgttttacattttaataatatataatttgaatagatcacttgagagatttaagatttattttattttcattcattagtaatagtaattgtctatcatccacATACTTCTTTATCAACAAATTACTTATAAGAGGAATATTaattcatatttcaaaaataagttgtttgattcaaatacaaatatcaaaatgaaagaGAACACTTTACTAACATAAAAgtagaaaaactaaaataatacaaGCATCAAACGTTACCAATTTCATTAGCAATCATGCCACGAAGCCCCATCCAATAAGTATCATTTTGTTCTTCCATATTGTTTTCTTCATTGTTAGTGTTTGAACTTGAGCCAAATTCGGAGTCAACTGATGGAATATATCTCTCATCCTCAGCCGTTTGAAATGCATCATccacattgcatttttgtttaatataattGTGAATGGCCATAGTAGCAAGTACAATGTCCCTTTGAGTATCAATATTATAATAAGGCATATCTCGCAAAATAGACCACCTTGCTTTCCAAACACCAAATGTACGATCTACTATATTTCTACATGAAGAAtgcatataattaaatttttcaatgTGTCCTCTTGGCTCACACAATTGACTTGTTGCACCACGACGAAAGTCGGGAAGATGATATCTCACATTGTCTCCTTTGTATGGAGCCATATATCCCTTCATATGTGCATATCTGCATTCactaaataatatttgtttccTAAAGGTTTATCTTCACTTCAAATtggaagaacaagaagaagttcagcagctatgccaaacgtgaaaaggaaaaaatggaagaaagagatgttagggttatatgggtaatttggagattgtataaaaatattaagggcaaaaaggtaaaaatgtggtcaacttaaaacagcttataagctaaaaaaaaaagcacccctaccccagtttttaacttttagcttaaaataatttttttttttaattaaaataagttattttgagtattgtcgaacaactaaataagtcaaaaaccagcttttaagtcagtttgaccagcttttaagctgagccaaacaggctcttagacTCTTTTTCCCTCTATAATTCCACATCAAAACAAAGTTAAATTGAAAATACTACTTAcaacttttataatatttagctCGTGCGCGCACGGGGTATCACCGTCTAGTAGTATTTATATATGTTAAGTTCCTATTATCTGGTTGcaccttttctttttagttctttttattATCTCTCATTCTGATTAACTAAAGTTGGAAGAGTAGTTGAATGAATTATGTTGTACATGTTAGCACCAATTTTGGATCTCCACAATATATATTAACCATCgagtttcttcaatttcaaacgatttaaaatagttacttttataaaatttcaagaaaaataaagaaatatatttttcaagtttttttttttaatttagtttcgtcccctttttataaattttaaataataaatatgttttatataattatgtatgaaataaatatatccTATAAGTATTCGAAAATCATCTCACagagattttataattttttaagaaagtgATAGCTATAAGAATTAATTAGCCTTTATGAATTTCGAAATATTTTTCCGAGTTATTGTTATGTCAGTTttgtcaattttataatttttaaaatgatacatatatttttacaattatgtgtataattagtatattttgtaaatattagaaaatgGTTTCAAGTTTTACTCTAAATTTTgctaattagtttaattaattaatagttaatattttaaaattaattatttatttaattaagattaagaagctcattaattaattcatctTTTTTGAGCTCAGTCGAATTTCTCAATTAATTCAAATCAGCTGTGTACTTAACTTCCCTCGGTcgaatatatgattatttttcaaaggaaaaattacataaattggtacattttaataaataattactgattttagcaatactttttaattattgCCATTTATAACAATTCTCtgttaaatctgcaatatgaattaaaagtgaattatgtatccAATATATATGAGTTAtagttgttttttaaaatatattatatttatttggtaaaagtttgacacattgtattataagtgtattaaaatatgtgataaatgtattatccattatttaaacttgtattatatgtaaataataattattcttttataatatgtattaaacttgtattataaataaattaaaagtgattaagtgaaaaaatattagtactataaattataaatatatttttattataatatatttatgtaaatttcctCGCATAAACACGATAGAACGaccaacccgacccgacccaaacGACCCCATAAATcgtcttcttttcttcttcaggCGAAAACCGAAAGCAAACCCAGAATCAGAAATTATAGCTTACAGAAGGTTTTGAGTTTGGCAATAACATTTTACACTTACGACCCCATTCTCTAATTCTAAATTCCGAAAAAGGTGTTGTTCAAATTTTCCTGTCTGTTGCTCCAGTCTAATCCGGTCGTTGCTCTCTTTGGCTCGTTTGCTGTTTCAAGAAAGGTAATCTTATTTGCACTTCAATATAGTGTGTTGTATTCAATATTTGGTAGAGGTTCTGCTTAATCAACAGTAGCTTCTTCTTTTTAGTCCTCTGCATTGTGAATTTCTGAAAAGTAAGCATTTGTTAAGATACTCATAAAGCAGTTCGTTTGGGATTATGTGTTGGTAGTTCGGTTCATTGGCTGGATTGTATATCTAAAACTAGCCGAATCTTCTTTTGATTTCATTCTGTCTCTTCACTATTTGTTGGTACATTTTGGCTGTCTTCGTTGTCGTGTCGCAGTAGCTTCTCACAATGGCTAGACTTATTTATGTTGTTAGATGATTTGAAGGCTGGCTGTGTTTCTCTTGTATCCCAGCTACTGAGGTTATGCTTGTAGCTCGCCATAATCTTGTTTTAACTTAGCTCATATTCCTATTATTCACCTACTTCCGAATATGCATCGAGCTCTATGTTAAGACTGTTTGGTTTGATAATGTGGTTGTTTCTACATGCTACATTCATGAACATGTTGTAGATTCTGATGAGTTGTTTGCTACTATTAATTTGCATCGTAAGTCACTGTAACAGAAAAAGATACAATCTTGTTTGCTTGTCTCGCAAATTGACCTTTCCTGCTTAAGTGCTCAACTTTTTGATGCCTGATCGTAATAATATTGGTTTAAGGGGATGTTTGGATGCCTGATcctaataattttgtataccAAATCTGGTGACAAAAAAAGGGTCCTCTACTGTTCAGTCTTCAATCATCTTTGTCATTACGGTGCATTGTTTGAgttatttcttcccttttgtGTTTGTCTGTGTTAACAAAGAACACTCGTGTGCTTTCAGGACCATTAGTGGAAATGTTGTGGGTTGACAAGTACCGCCCTAAAACATTAGATAAAGTTATTGTACACCGGGATGTTGCTCAAAATCTTCGTAAACTGGTAAAATATCTCATCCTCACTTTGTCAATTCTTTCATACTCAAACTCATCACccttattactattattaggTCTCAGAGGGAGATTGTCCTCATCTCCTCTTTTACGGCCCTTCTGGTTCAGGAAAGAAAACTC comes from Solanum pennellii chromosome 1, SPENNV200 and encodes:
- the LOC107018603 gene encoding uncharacterized protein LOC107018603 gives rise to the protein MAPYKGDNVRYHLPDFRRGATSQLCEPRGHIEKFNYMHSSCRNIVDRTFGVWKARWSILRDMPYYNIDTQRDIVLATMAIHNYIKQKCNVDDAFQTAEDERYIPSVDSEFGSSSNTNNEENNMEEQNDTYWMGLRGMIANEIGNV